Proteins encoded in a region of the Populus alba chromosome 13, ASM523922v2, whole genome shotgun sequence genome:
- the LOC118040590 gene encoding TOM1-like protein 1, which translates to MSDNLMEKVSAFGERLKIGGAEVGRKMSAGMSSMSFKVKELLQGPNQEDKLVEDATAETLDEPDWAMNLDICDMINHEKVSSVELIRGIKKRIMIKNARVQYLALMLLETCAKNCEKAFSEVAAERVLDEIVKLIDDPQTTVNNRNKALTLIEAWGESTSELRYLPVYEETYKSLKSRGIRFPGRDNESLVPIFTPPRSVSAPEVDASLTHQIQHDIPLQSFTAEQTKEAFDVARNSIELLTTVLSSSPQQDALQDGLATTLIQQCHQSQLTVQRIIETAGDNEALLFEGLNVNDEIQKVLSKYEELKTPPVVPAVPEPALIPVAVEPDSPIHAKEDALIRKPAGPQGGTHGGSSDDMMDDLDEMIFGKKGGSASEGAQDPKKQPFSKDDLISF; encoded by the exons ATGAGTGACAATTTGATGGAGAAGGTCAGTGCTTTTGGTGAACGCCTCAAGATTGGAGGTGCCGAGGTGGGTCGAAAGATGAGTGCGGGCATGAGCTCAATGAGCTTCAAGGTGAAGGAGCTATTACAAGGTCCTAACCAAGAAGATAAACTTGTCGAGGATGCCACAGCTGAGACACTTGATGAGCCTGATTGGGCCATGAATCTTGATATTTGTGATATGATCAATCATGAAAAAGTTAGTAGTGTTGAATTGATTCGTGGAATAAAGAAGAGGATCATGATAAAAAATGCTAGGGTACAGTATTTAGCTTTAATGTTGCTTGAAACATGTGCTAAGAATTGTGAGAAAGCTTTCTCAGAGGTGGCAGCTGAGAGGGTTCTTGATGAAATTGTGAAGTTGATTGATGATCCTCAGACTACTGTCAATAATAGGAATAAAGCTTTGACGCTCATTGAAGCATGGGGAGAGTCAACTAGTGAGCTGCGTTATTTACCTGTTTATGAAGAAACATACAAG AGTTTAAAATCAAGGGGTATCCGATTCCCTGGTCGTGACAATGAGAGTTTAGTGCCTATCTTCACCCCACCTCGTTCTGTGTCGGCTCCAGAAGTGGATGCTAGTCTTACACATCAGATTCAGCATGATATTCCTCTGCAAAGCTTTACAGCTGAACAGACAAAGGAAGCATTTGATGTGGCAAGAAACAGCATAGAGCTTCTCACAACAGTATTGTCCTCTTCACCTCAACAAGATGCATTACAG GATGGTTTGGCAACTACACTAATCCAGCAGTGTCATCAGTCACAACTGACTGTTCAAAGAATCATCGAGACAGCAGGAGACAACGAGGCTCTTCTTTTTGAAGGTTTGAATGTGAATGACGAAATCCAGAAAGTTCTCTCAAAGTATGAAGAGTTGAAGACCCCACCAGTGGTTCCTGCTGTACCCGAACCTGCTTTGATTCCTGTTGCTGTTGAGCCTGATTCACCCATTCATGCCAAAGAAGATGCCTTGATCAGGAAACCTGCAGGTCCACAAGGTGGAACCCACGGAGGGAGCAGTGATGATATGATGGATGATCTTGATGAAATGATATTTGGTAAGAAGGGAGGGAGTGCATCCGAAGGTGCGCAAGACCCAAAGAAGCAGCCATTCTCCAAGGATGACCTCATATCCTTCTGA